The Oncorhynchus keta strain PuntledgeMale-10-30-2019 chromosome 17, Oket_V2, whole genome shotgun sequence genome has a window encoding:
- the LOC118395732 gene encoding transmembrane protein 60-like, producing MRMSLAQRVLLSWTFTLIFLIMLVLKLDSKIHWNWFLIFLPVWTFDTILILMLVVKMAGRCKPGYDPRDDQQNLWQRVLYLIAMLLKLGFCLTLCARLERLTDIWLSVVCVPLWAMLVGAMVELGYNVFHYRRD from the coding sequence ATGAGAATGTCTCTGGCCCAGAGAGTCCTACTGTCATGGACCTTCACCCTCATATTCCTCATCATGCTGGTCCTCAAACTGGACTCCAAGATCCACTGGAACTGgttcctcatcttcctccctgTATGGACATTTGACACCATTCTCATCCTCATGCTGGTGGTGAAGATGGCGGGTCGGTGCAAGCCCGGCTATGACCCACGGGACGACCAGCAGAACCTGTGGCAGAGGGTGTTGTACCTGATTGCAATGCTGCTGAAACTGGGCTTCTGTCTGACGCTGTGCGCCCGGTTGGAGAGGCTGACGGACATCTggctcagtgtggtgtgtgtcccCCTCTGGGCCATGCTGGTCGGGGCCATGGTGGAGCTTGGCTATAATGTCTTTCACTaccggagagactga